One Danio rerio strain Tuebingen ecotype United States chromosome 22, GRCz12tu, whole genome shotgun sequence genomic window carries:
- the arl4ca gene encoding ADP-ribosylation factor-like 4Ca precursor: MGNGFSNIAAFQSLHIVMLGLDSAGKTTVLYRLKFNEFVNTVPTIGFNTEKIKLSNGTAKGISCHFWDVGGQEKLRPLWKSYSRCTDGIIYVVDSVDVDRLEEAKTELHKVTKFAENQGTPLLVIANKQDLPKSLTVSEIEKHLALHELSPSTTYHVQPACAIIGEGLHEGMDKLYEMIVKRRKSLKQKKKR, encoded by the coding sequence ATGGGGAACGGTTTCTCCAATATTGCAGCATTCCAGTCCTTGCACATCGTGATGCTTGGCTTGGATTCAGCTGGGAAAACAACAGTACTGTATCGGTTGAAGTTTAATGAATTTGTCAACACCGTTCCAACCATCGGCTTCAACACGGAGAAGATCAAACTCAGCAATGGCACGGCCAAAGGAATCAGTTGTCACTTTTGGGACGTCGGCGGGCAGGAGAAGTTAAGACCACTTTGGAAATCCTACAGCCGCTGCACAGATGGTATTATTTATGTGGTGGACTCGGTGGATGTTGACCGGCTTGAGGAAGCCAAAACAGAACTGCATAAAGTCACCAAATTCGCGGAGAACCAAGGAACTCCTTTGTTGGTGATCGCCAACAAGCAGGATCTCCCCAAATCCTTGACGGTCTCCGAGATCGAGAAGCACCTGGCTCTCCACGAACTGAGTCCCTCCACCACGTACCACGTCCAGCCGGCCTGCGCCATCATTGGTGAGGGTCTCCATGAAGGAATGGACAAACTGTACGAGATGATCGTCAAACGAAGGAAATCTCTCAAGCAGAAGAAGAAACGATAA